Proteins from one Deltaproteobacteria bacterium genomic window:
- a CDS encoding 2,3-butanediol dehydrogenase: MRAARWYAPRDLRIEALAPPQPGAGEVLVRVEWCGLCGTDVHEYTHGPVLIPSRPHPLTGRVPPITLGHEFCGTVVSAAAGFAAGERVTANACLVCHQCAWCRAGQPNLCAKLGSIGLCADGGLAEFVNVPAYSLYRLPAGMPAEVGALAEPTAVAVHACRRARLKPGETVAVVGAGTIGLLVLQAARAGGAAEVFSIEPIAARRQLAEELGARLALDPAASAVDKEIAAATDNRRADVVFECTGSLAGIETALRVSGKAGRVAIVGIYRDSSPAPWARLQAHEKEIIGSSAYTDEFPEALRLLASDAVRGAALITDRIDLAELEARGLRALLEEPAKHLKILVQP; the protein is encoded by the coding sequence ATGCGGGCGGCGCGCTGGTACGCCCCGCGTGATCTGCGCATCGAAGCGCTGGCGCCGCCGCAGCCGGGCGCCGGCGAGGTGCTGGTGCGAGTCGAGTGGTGCGGGCTGTGCGGCACCGACGTGCACGAGTACACGCACGGTCCGGTGCTGATCCCATCGCGCCCGCATCCGCTCACCGGCCGTGTGCCGCCGATCACACTGGGGCATGAATTCTGCGGCACGGTGGTCAGCGCCGCCGCCGGCTTCGCTGCCGGCGAGCGGGTTACGGCCAATGCCTGCCTGGTCTGCCACCAATGCGCGTGGTGCCGCGCGGGACAGCCCAACTTGTGCGCCAAGCTCGGTAGCATCGGCCTGTGCGCTGACGGCGGCCTGGCGGAGTTCGTCAACGTCCCCGCCTATTCGCTCTACCGCCTCCCTGCCGGCATGCCGGCGGAGGTGGGTGCGCTGGCCGAACCGACAGCGGTGGCGGTGCATGCCTGCCGGCGTGCGCGGCTGAAGCCGGGGGAAACCGTGGCGGTGGTGGGAGCAGGTACGATCGGTTTGTTGGTGTTGCAAGCGGCTCGCGCCGGCGGTGCCGCTGAGGTGTTCAGCATCGAGCCGATCGCGGCCCGGCGCCAGTTGGCCGAGGAGCTGGGAGCGCGCCTGGCTCTCGATCCGGCGGCGAGCGCGGTCGATAAGGAGATCGCCGCCGCCACCGACAACCGGCGCGCCGATGTCGTGTTCGAGTGCACCGGCTCGCTCGCCGGCATCGAAACCGCCTTGCGGGTTTCGGGCAAAGCCGGGCGCGTGGCGATTGTCGGCATTTACCGCGACTCGTCGCCGGCGCCGTGGGCGCGCTTGCAAGCGCACGAGAAGGAGATCATCGGCTCCAGCGCCTACACCGACGAGTTCCCCGAGGCCCTGCGGCTGCTGGCGAGCGACGCCGTGCGCGGCGCCGCCTTGATCACTGATCGCATCGACCTCGCCGAGCTGGAAGCGCGCGGCCTGCGCGCCTTGCTCGAAGAGCCGGCAAAACATCTCAAAATCCTGGTCCAGCCTTAA
- a CDS encoding DUF1329 domain-containing protein — MPLIRIICLAAVLTATPALAETLQPGMVLDEKTWQLAADLLPPEILDHYKRGEYRNPVAEWPDGAVNLGPDYASATAANAGRFEVSPAGGIIEKGSGQRPAAIYGFPFPEIAPNDPQAGIKVLWNYYYGYWSNGSRRNVTDVLWLGRSRLDRTAMIDVCFAQYDGQPPDDRPKSNPNEVLQQFLAATLRPADLQGTTSLTWRYRAADKRDSNWAYVPALRRVRQVSPANRSDGFLGSDMSQDDGPFFDGKPEDFVWTLVGERQTLRLADPYSLKGEFTYQPLPGGGWRVPFKALPMVGVQQADWSGLAWAPLNFVLVQRPMWVIEGVPRDQYYLFGKIQLYIDKENFRGAWSRKFNWAGELVTTYQVGAYVNGSPDGKHYIWGHALYYQVAENFKQGRATYAGAPPPQMHDAANDFFVSYDSEFFSYQSLVRFGK; from the coding sequence ATGCCGCTCATCAGAATCATCTGCCTGGCCGCAGTGCTGACCGCGACGCCGGCGCTGGCCGAGACGCTGCAGCCCGGCATGGTGCTGGACGAGAAGACCTGGCAGCTCGCCGCCGATCTCTTACCGCCGGAGATTCTGGATCACTACAAGCGCGGCGAGTACCGCAACCCGGTGGCGGAATGGCCGGACGGTGCGGTCAACCTCGGCCCCGACTACGCCAGCGCCACCGCGGCCAACGCCGGGCGCTTCGAGGTCAGTCCTGCCGGCGGCATCATCGAGAAGGGCAGCGGCCAGCGGCCGGCGGCGATTTACGGCTTTCCGTTCCCCGAGATTGCGCCCAATGATCCCCAGGCCGGCATCAAGGTGCTGTGGAACTACTACTACGGCTACTGGTCCAACGGCAGCCGCCGCAACGTCACCGACGTCCTCTGGCTCGGCCGTTCGCGTCTTGATCGCACCGCGATGATTGACGTCTGTTTCGCGCAGTACGACGGCCAGCCGCCCGACGACCGCCCGAAGAGCAATCCCAACGAGGTGTTGCAGCAGTTCCTCGCCGCCACCCTGCGGCCGGCGGATCTGCAAGGCACCACCTCGCTCACCTGGCGCTACCGCGCGGCCGACAAGCGTGACTCCAACTGGGCCTACGTTCCCGCCTTGCGCCGAGTGCGCCAGGTGTCGCCGGCAAATCGCTCCGACGGTTTCCTCGGCTCCGATATGAGCCAGGACGACGGCCCCTTCTTCGACGGCAAGCCGGAGGACTTCGTCTGGACGCTGGTCGGCGAACGCCAGACACTGCGCCTCGCCGATCCTTACAGCCTCAAGGGCGAATTCACCTACCAGCCACTGCCCGGCGGCGGCTGGCGCGTGCCCTTCAAGGCGCTGCCGATGGTGGGCGTGCAACAGGCGGACTGGAGCGGCCTGGCTTGGGCGCCGCTCAACTTCGTGCTGGTGCAACGCCCGATGTGGGTCATCGAAGGTGTGCCGCGCGACCAGTACTACCTCTTCGGCAAGATTCAGCTGTACATCGACAAGGAGAACTTCCGCGGCGCGTGGAGCCGCAAGTTCAACTGGGCCGGCGAATTGGTCACCACTTATCAGGTCGGCGCTTACGTCAACGGCAGCCCCGACGGCAAGCACTATATCTGGGGCCACGCGCTCTACTACCAAGTGGCCGAGAACTTCAAGCAGGGGCGCGCTACCTATGCCGGCGCACCGCCGCCGCAAATGCACGACGCGGCCAACGACTTTTTCGTTTCCTACGACTCGGAGTTCTTCAGCTACCAGTCGCTGGTCCGCTTTGGAAAGTAA
- a CDS encoding DUF1329 domain-containing protein yields MKRTATLWFLATLVATSTVRAQELKPGDTLSQQNWQLAKDLLPPEILRHYERGEYVSPILAWENGRQKWSADFLEATARNATELALDAKGSIVDKATGKRPAYMRGFPFPNVTADDPQAALKILWNHYLYWWNNGNLRNYVEINWVSSKGVERKATQDVYFLYYQGQPRQYIPTSNPDDLLTQLLATTVKPADLNGTAALSWRYRDPEKRDSSWAYVPALRRVRAVSPTNRSDGFLGSDMSQDDGPFFDGKPEDFNWKLAGEQDILRLTDPYSLDGEQHRVQLPSGGWRGIWKKVPMVGFQDPSWQGSPWAPLGTALARRRCWVIEAVPKDTYYLFGKIQLYIDKETYHGAYNRKFNWSGELVNIYVVFADLNGSSGGDGDYYGAGNIVYQGAENLKLSRATVITAPPDQADPPNDRRIKLDPQFFSAQSLVRAGK; encoded by the coding sequence ATGAAGCGTACGGCAACACTGTGGTTCTTGGCCACGCTGGTCGCGACCAGCACCGTTCGGGCGCAGGAGTTGAAGCCGGGCGATACCCTGTCGCAGCAGAACTGGCAACTCGCCAAGGATCTGCTGCCCCCGGAGATCCTGCGCCACTACGAGCGCGGCGAATACGTCAGCCCGATCCTGGCCTGGGAGAACGGCCGCCAGAAGTGGAGCGCCGACTTCCTCGAGGCGACCGCGCGCAACGCCACCGAGTTGGCTCTCGACGCCAAGGGCAGCATCGTCGACAAGGCCACCGGCAAGCGGCCGGCTTACATGCGCGGCTTCCCGTTCCCCAACGTGACCGCCGATGATCCCCAGGCGGCGTTGAAAATCCTGTGGAACCACTACCTCTACTGGTGGAACAACGGCAACCTGCGAAACTACGTCGAGATCAATTGGGTATCAAGTAAAGGCGTAGAACGAAAAGCCACACAGGACGTGTACTTCCTCTATTACCAGGGCCAGCCGCGCCAGTACATCCCCACAAGTAACCCAGATGACTTGCTCACCCAGCTCTTGGCCACCACCGTGAAACCCGCCGACCTCAACGGCACCGCCGCGTTGAGCTGGCGCTACCGCGATCCCGAAAAGCGCGACTCCTCCTGGGCCTACGTGCCCGCTCTGCGGCGCGTGCGCGCGGTCTCGCCCACCAACCGCTCCGATGGCTTCCTCGGCTCCGACATGAGTCAGGACGACGGCCCCTTCTTCGACGGCAAGCCGGAGGACTTCAACTGGAAGCTGGCCGGGGAACAGGATATCCTGCGCCTGACTGATCCCTACAGTCTCGACGGCGAGCAGCACCGGGTGCAACTGCCCAGCGGCGGGTGGCGCGGCATATGGAAGAAGGTTCCCATGGTCGGGTTTCAGGACCCAAGCTGGCAAGGGTCGCCTTGGGCGCCTCTGGGCACCGCCCTGGCGCGCCGCCGCTGCTGGGTCATCGAGGCGGTGCCGAAGGACACCTACTATCTGTTCGGCAAGATCCAGCTTTACATCGATAAGGAGACTTATCACGGCGCCTACAACCGCAAGTTCAACTGGAGCGGCGAGTTGGTCAATATCTACGTGGTGTTTGCCGATCTGAACGGAAGCTCGGGCGGTGACGGCGACTATTACGGGGCCGGGAACATCGTCTACCAAGGCGCCGAGAACCTCAAGCTCAGCCGCGCCACCGTGATCACCGCGCCGCCGGATCAAGCCGATCCGCCTAACGATCGCCGCATCAAGCTCGACCCCCAGTTCTTCAGCGCCCAGTCGCTGGTGCGGGCCGGGAAGTGA
- a CDS encoding NAD(P)-binding protein yields MNPSRGIHSIRDQYDVVVVGGGPGGLATAALLCQGGMRPLVVEQKPTLGGRYRAIEFAGCRVDIAEHLLTGMVNDIDDAYAKQVFDKLGLALAQKEIKWVMGLVGRSGGPAIDFFSMDRTKGVENFFDFFSFAAGMPLGELEKAEMSRIFHLMADMSPEACRKQVHMSFAEWLDRHVQNPVVHMVLAGVTGPLQGSTADKVNIGQMANIFGSFPRIGAVPFWYPANGILADTIIAPLATYIRAHGGDVVCGVKARRVLFDGHKVSGVWMRDEDEMLREVQTPRVVVAYPIQFAVGFRRLIPDEMLTPEGRASIAQLRELSHEDLTVFYLLRERVIPEDYYGWIHLFDAAEGQPNYVGDWILGDMINAKVPTGKQLVGNYITANFEGTQFGLDASPAMVRKAINKWEAAVEKVFPDFTRQVEARVYNLQLNWGRYSYSVMPRELSVRALGVEGLYFAGDSILSVSSLASDKVYDVALQCAEAVLNH; encoded by the coding sequence ATGAACCCTTCGCGCGGCATTCACAGCATTCGCGACCAGTACGACGTCGTGGTCGTCGGCGGCGGCCCCGGCGGGCTGGCCACGGCGGCCCTGCTCTGTCAGGGCGGCATGCGGCCGCTAGTGGTTGAGCAAAAGCCGACGCTCGGCGGCCGTTATCGCGCCATCGAGTTTGCCGGCTGCCGTGTGGACATCGCCGAGCACCTGCTCACCGGCATGGTCAACGACATCGACGACGCCTACGCCAAACAGGTGTTCGACAAACTCGGGCTGGCGCTGGCGCAGAAGGAGATCAAGTGGGTGATGGGCTTGGTCGGCCGCAGCGGCGGGCCCGCTATCGACTTCTTCTCGATGGATCGCACCAAGGGGGTCGAGAACTTCTTCGACTTCTTTTCGTTCGCCGCCGGTATGCCGCTGGGCGAGCTCGAGAAAGCGGAGATGTCGCGCATCTTCCATCTCATGGCCGACATGTCGCCCGAGGCCTGCCGTAAGCAAGTGCACATGAGCTTTGCGGAGTGGCTCGACCGGCACGTGCAGAATCCCGTCGTCCACATGGTGCTGGCAGGCGTGACCGGGCCGCTGCAAGGCAGCACCGCCGACAAGGTCAACATCGGCCAGATGGCCAATATCTTCGGCTCCTTCCCGCGCATCGGTGCCGTCCCGTTCTGGTATCCGGCCAACGGCATTCTGGCCGACACCATCATCGCGCCGCTGGCCACCTACATTCGGGCTCACGGCGGCGACGTCGTCTGCGGGGTGAAGGCGCGCCGGGTGCTGTTCGACGGCCACAAGGTCAGCGGCGTCTGGATGCGGGACGAAGACGAGATGCTGCGCGAGGTGCAAACGCCGCGGGTGGTGGTAGCCTATCCGATCCAGTTTGCCGTCGGCTTTCGCCGCTTGATTCCCGACGAGATGCTCACCCCGGAGGGCCGCGCCTCGATCGCCCAGCTGCGCGAGCTGTCGCATGAAGACCTGACCGTCTTCTATCTGCTGCGCGAGCGGGTCATTCCCGAGGACTACTACGGCTGGATCCACCTCTTCGACGCGGCCGAAGGGCAGCCCAACTACGTCGGCGACTGGATCTTGGGGGACATGATCAACGCCAAGGTGCCGACGGGAAAACAGCTCGTCGGCAACTACATCACGGCCAACTTCGAAGGCACCCAGTTCGGCCTCGATGCCTCACCCGCGATGGTGCGCAAAGCCATCAATAAGTGGGAAGCCGCGGTGGAGAAGGTGTTCCCGGACTTCACCCGCCAAGTCGAAGCGCGGGTGTACAATCTCCAACTCAACTGGGGCCGCTACTCGTACTCGGTCATGCCGCGGGAATTGTCGGTGCGGGCGCTCGGGGTCGAAGGCCTGTATTTCGCCGGCGATTCGATTCTGTCCGTCAGCAGTCTGGCTTCCGACAAGGTTTACGACGTCGCCCTGCAGTGCGCCGAGGCGGTGTTGAACCACTAA
- a CDS encoding acyl-CoA dehydrogenase family protein has translation MEFELNDEQRMIRDLCRDFAQHEIAPHAEQWYDAGEFPTAVFRKLAELQLMGLLIPEEYGGSNTGTVAFVAAMEELARVDQSIAATWNAHLTIGSLPYLHFGTEEQKQRYLVPLARGEILGAFGLTEPEAGSDAANISTAAILDGDSWVINGTKCFITNAGTPLSYGLVVLAVTGRDAAGKKRYSTLIVPRDTPGYTVGRRYHKVGWHTVDTREQVFEDCRVARENLLGPEGAGLRQFMQTLDVGRISIAALSVGLARAALELALAHAQQRVTFGKRLSQHQAIQFKLADIATAVEAARLLAYRAAWLRDSGRPYAQEAAMAKLFASEAAVRAAEEAVQIHGGYGYTREHAVSRFYLDSKILTIGEGTSEVQRMVIARHLGC, from the coding sequence GTGGAGTTCGAGCTCAACGACGAACAGCGGATGATCCGCGACCTCTGCCGCGATTTCGCGCAGCACGAGATCGCTCCGCACGCCGAGCAGTGGTACGACGCCGGTGAGTTCCCGACGGCGGTCTTCCGCAAGCTCGCCGAGCTGCAGCTGATGGGCTTGCTGATTCCCGAGGAGTACGGCGGCAGCAACACCGGCACGGTGGCCTTCGTCGCCGCCATGGAGGAGCTGGCGCGCGTCGACCAGTCGATCGCCGCCACCTGGAACGCGCACCTGACCATCGGCTCACTGCCCTACCTGCACTTCGGCACCGAGGAGCAGAAGCAACGTTACCTGGTGCCGCTGGCGCGCGGCGAGATCCTCGGCGCCTTCGGCCTCACCGAACCGGAGGCCGGCTCCGATGCCGCCAATATCAGTACCGCGGCGATCTTGGACGGCGACTCCTGGGTCATCAACGGCACCAAGTGTTTCATCACCAACGCCGGCACGCCGCTGTCATACGGGCTGGTGGTACTGGCGGTGACCGGGCGTGACGCCGCCGGCAAGAAGCGTTACAGCACCCTGATCGTCCCGCGCGATACCCCCGGCTACACCGTCGGCCGCCGCTATCACAAGGTGGGTTGGCACACCGTCGACACCCGCGAGCAGGTATTCGAGGACTGCCGCGTGGCGCGCGAGAACTTGCTCGGCCCCGAAGGCGCCGGCTTGCGCCAGTTCATGCAGACCCTCGACGTCGGCCGCATCAGCATCGCCGCCTTGTCGGTCGGCCTGGCGCGCGCGGCCTTGGAATTGGCGCTGGCCCATGCCCAACAACGAGTGACGTTCGGCAAGCGCCTGAGCCAGCACCAGGCGATCCAGTTCAAGCTCGCCGATATCGCCACCGCGGTCGAGGCCGCGCGCCTGCTGGCATATCGCGCCGCCTGGCTGCGCGACAGCGGCCGGCCTTACGCCCAAGAGGCCGCCATGGCCAAGCTGTTCGCCTCCGAGGCGGCGGTGCGGGCCGCCGAGGAAGCGGTGCAGATCCACGGCGGCTACGGCTACACCCGCGAGCACGCGGTCTCGCGCTTTTACCTGGACTCGAAAATCCTCACCATCGGCGAAGGCACCAGCGAGGTCCAACGCATGGTGATCGCCCGCCATCTGGGCTGCTGA